The Fragaria vesca subsp. vesca linkage group LG2, FraVesHawaii_1.0, whole genome shotgun sequence genome includes a window with the following:
- the LOC101314626 gene encoding uncharacterized protein LOC101314626 — MSVNNCVVGYHTPDPPVFILPQVEKGTAYYEGGSYIPCLVHTFTDADQIRSALAWVDRSLTDPTFLKVLAVDDKLREPNNCRLVVVSEDSRSTFEGWALAHKAQLVTTYGMYDHLSIDLAHHLRSIINMIADLGRPMGP, encoded by the exons ATGTCTGTAAACAACTGTGTCGTTGGATACCACACTCCTGACCCCCCTGTTTTCATTCTCCCACAGGTAGAGAAGGGAACCGCTTACTACGAGGGTGGCTCTTACATTCCGTGCCTCGTGCACACTTTTACCGATGCCGACCAAATACGTTCGGCTTTGGCATGGGTTGATCGGTCATTGACTGATCCAACCTTTCTCAAGGTGTTGGCCGTCGACGACAAGCTACGAGAACCCAACAACTGTCGATTGGTTGTTGTTTCCGAGGACAGTCGGTCAACCTTTGAGGGATGGGCTTTGGCGCATAAGGCTCAGCTTGTGACCACGTATGGCATGTATGATCACCTCTCTATCGACTTGGCTCACCATCTCAG GTCTATAATCAATATGATTGCTGATCTTGGCCGCCCCATGGGGCCATAA
- the LOC101299824 gene encoding 50S ribosomal protein L24-like, with amino-acid sequence MGWKAAEKLIRHWKVLRGDNVMIIRGKDKGETGIIKQVIRSQNRVIVEGKNLVSVLLYYCPILLETSNGFRLQM; translated from the exons ATGGGTTGGAAAGCAGCTGAGAAGCTTATTAGGCACTGGAAGGTTCTTAGAGGAGACAAT GTGATGATCATAAGAGGCAAAGACAAGGGTGAGACCGGTATCATTAAGCAAGTCATTCGCTCTCAGAATCGTGTAATCGTGGAGGGCAAAAATCTGGTATCAGTCTTACTCTATTATTG TCCCATCTTGTTGGAAACATCCAATGGCTTTAGACTTCAAATGTAG